Genomic window (Capsicum annuum cultivar UCD-10X-F1 chromosome 10, UCD10Xv1.1, whole genome shotgun sequence):
NNNNNNNNNNNNNNNNNNNNNNNNNNNNNNNNNNNNNNNNNNNNNNNNNNNNNNNNNNNNNNNNNNNNNNNNNNNNNNNNNNNNNNNNNNNNNNNNNNNNNNNNNNNNNNNNNNNNNNNNNNNNNNNNNNNNNNNNNNNNNNNNNNNNNNNNNNNNNNNNNNNNNNNNNNNNNNNNNNNNNNNNNNNNNNNNNNNNNNNNNNNNNNNNNNNNNNNNNNNNNNNNNNNNNNNNNNNNNNNNNNNNNNNNNNNNNNNNNNNNNNNNNNNNNNNNNNNNNNNNNNNNNNNNNNNNNNNNNNNNNNNNNNNNNNNNNNNNNNNNNNNNNNNNNNNNNNNNNNNNNNNNNNNNNNNNNNNNNNNNNNNNNNNNNNNNNNNNNNNNNNNNNNNNNNNNNNNNNNNNNNNNNNNNNNNNNNNNNNNNNNNNNNNNNNNNNNNNNNNNNNNNNNNNNNNNNNNNNNNNNNNNNNNNNNNNNNNNNNNNNNNNNNNNNNNNNNNNNNNNNNNNNNNNNNNNNNNNNNNNNNNNNNNNNNNNNNNNNNNNNNNNNNNNNNNNNNNNNNNNNNNNNNNNNNNNNNNNNNNNNNNNNNNNNNNNNNNNNNNNNNNNNNNNNNNNNNNNNNNNNNNNNNNNNNNNNNNNNNNNNNNNNNNNNNNNNNNNNNNNNNNNNNNNNNNNNNNNNNNNNNNNNNNNNNNNNNNNNNNNNNNNNNNNNNNNNNNNNNNNNNNNNNNNNNNNNNNNNNNNNNNNNNNNNNNNNNNNNNNNNNNNNNNNNNNNNNNNNNNNNNNNNNNNNNNNNNNNNNNNNNNNNNNNNNNNNNNNNNNNNNNNNNNNNNNNNNNNNNNNNNNNNNNNNNNNNNNNNNNNNNNNNNNNNNNNNNNNNNNNNNNNNNNNNNNNNNNNNNNNNNNNNNNNNNNNNNNNNNNNNNNNNNNNNNNNNNNNNNNNNNNNNNNNNNNNNNNNNNNNNNNNNNNNNNNNNNNNNNNNNNNNNNNNNNNNNNNNNNNNNNNNNNNNNNNNNNNNNNNNNNNNNNNNNNNNNNNNNNNNNNNNNNNNNNNNNNNNNNNNNNNNNNNNNNNNNNNNNNNNNNNNNNNNNNNNNNNNNNNNNNNNNNNNNNNNNNNNNNNNNNNNNNNNNNNNNNNNNNNNNNNNNNNNNNNNNNNNNNNNNNNNNNNNNNNNNNNNNNNNNNNNNNNNNNNNNNNNNNNNNNNNNNNNNNNNNNNNNaaaaaataaaaaatttatatacgCGAAAAAACTAAAGATTACCGCGAAATCTTCAATGCATATCACCACGAATGTTTAGGGATGAAAAATTACTCCaaaaaattttcaatgcaaacctATATTGGGGGAAGACAAAAAATCATCTGATTTGGGAGAAAAATTTTCTTTGAGATATGCTCAAAAAGCGTGCATAAGGTAATGTCGCAAAACTGGCCAATTAGCTAAaagagaaattatgaaaaattaattacatGAGAGAGAAAGTATTATTTGCTATATACATTGcatattatgtttgtatataggggcccataaaaaaatagttttataactAATAAATAACtatgtaggataattttttaaaaccttAATAATATCATGTAATTAAGAAATTGTTTTATCTAGGacgtgtatttttatttttttaaaaaatatattctctTCCGTGtaaaaaagaataacatatttgaacttgatatgaaatttaagaaactaaagaatacttttgaatcttgttaaattaatgttatatcaaatgtattaaaatattctttaatcttgtaGTATTATAAACATGTCATATGAAAAGTtggtattaaaatattattaaaaaaagaataacctttttctaaaacaaactaaaaaagaaaacaggtattttttttttaaaacggaTGGAGTACCAATTATGAACTGTCTTACAAACACTTAGATGACTTGAAAATTACCTATACAAGTCAAACttaggtatttttttttaaacagaggGAATACCAATTATGAACTGTCTTACAAATACTAAGATGACTTGAAAATTACCTATACAAGTCAAACTTTTGTGTATTTACAACGATAAAATCACTCTAAGTTTGAAAATTTATCCTACGAAATCATTTTAGCCagaaaaaaatatgtttctaGCTGGAAAGGTTAAAGCCAAATCACCGTAACGTACAACATGATTTTTGGTTTTCATAGAACATATCAACATATTCCAGTTTTAATGTTCTTTTTGTAGCTATACGATGATTTGGCCCAAATTGGCTAAAGTGATTTTGTGGATGACTCACCAACTTTGAGTGATTTtattattacaaaataaataaaagtgactTATAATCGATACTTGtctaatataaataaattattagggGTGTGACACATACACCCCTTAAAAAAGATATTTAGAGATATTAATCGATCGATAATTTATCAATTATTCTTCTGATTTTTTCCAACTCTTCTCTAAagttgatataattattattatttgagatttaaaaataattgaaaatctcATTTAAAAGAAGGGTACGTAATTTTGGAAAGAAATAATTATTACACTCTTGAACTCTGAATAATTATTCATTTTGGgtcataaaaaataaacaattcaTTTATATTAAACCAAAGAAAATAGTACGTATAATATATTATGAAATTGCAAGGAAGATGTATCCAAAAAATTGGCAtgtttaatttgaaaaatttcTCATGTTTGATTGATCAAAATATTTCAAGCTACGAGACATTCCAAGCTAGCTCATTGTCTCTTCCTCACCTCCCAACTCAGTGACGGAGTCAAAAAATTTATAGAGGGGATTCAAAAGTACACATATGAACTAGCCAAAAGAGGTTTaaaatctactatatatatatatatatataaaataattttaaccatatatataaataatgtatATTTTTATCGGATGAACCCCCACATCATATGGTAGCTCCGGCCCTGCTCCAACATTCCAACCCCTTCCTCCTCCATATTCGTAGTTTTTTCATGTGTTCGTCGAGAATATTCGGGGTCGGATCTTGGATGATGGcacaaattttgtatttatattgatAAATCTATTAAATATATAAGAAGTAATTTTTGGAAACCCCATATCAACAGTCTCTTGGTCCAAGGGTAGACATGAACCTTTCTTAAACTTTACTGCCTTCTTTGATGAGGGTTCAATTCCTCTTAAgcatatataattaataatttttttttagaaaagattgAAATTGTTGTCTTTAATTTTTCGGAAAAGTGGGTTCGCAGTGTTTAGAAAGCTGCCTGattaatatatctcatttggtatttggtatgtGCATTGGAATCTCAATTAATTCAAATCACACACAACAAGGCTTATTTTGAGGGTGACActcccaataaaaaaaatttcatagtcAGAACTCGAACTCAAAACTTTTAACTAAGGTTGAAACAGTTCCACCAATCGTgcaaacatacctaattaacatGTTGGTAAGGCAAAAATGTGGCATTGGTGGGTCAAGAGAAACCAAATAGAACCTTCTAAACGCTGCCCAGAATATGGGATTTAATGGAGTAGAATAATTGGAACTGTCCTACCGTTTGCCAGCCATTTTCAATTACACAATTTGCCATTTTTTTTCCACGTACGTCCAGTATTTATGGCTTCATATTTCTAATTCCACCATAATGATTTGAAAATCAATTAAGAGGTCAATTTATTAAGCTGCCTATTGTGAATGGAACGTTATTTGCAAGTAGACTTTTATTCCTCTGCCAAATGCCAGCTTCCCTTTTTCAAAAAATGTAAACACGTCTTACATGAGTACGTTTACGTTAGTAAATAAACATCGTGTTAGAAAAATAGTTTTAAGCCTTGAAGTTGATTTGTAAACAAATAGTTACGTGTTTCAATATAATAGTATATTGTGGATACGGTTTTaatgtatttgataaaaaaatatcgACACAAATATGTTTTCtatataaaaaggataaatatcaaaaaatttaaacgTGCCACAATTTTTCATTTTGACACCTTAATTGGACTCGTTTAGGAGTCCTAATCAAGGTGCCAAATGGAAAATTGAACTATAACAAATTTATGAACTAAATTAATTGGAACAAGCCTAACTTATGATTTGTACGCGATTTTGAATTATAAGTATTTTTTATGTTATCTAAcacttaaattaattaaaaagtgCTCATAAGCTAATAATTTAACCAACTCATAATTTAATCATACATTTTCTAAGGGTTGTTTATTGGTTAGTGGATTCTATTATCCTGAAATTATAATCCTTGGATTAATTTATCACACTTGAGAggtgggataaaataatttcaaggtTTATGATATAAGGTGGTAAATAGCAGGATTAAACCTGAATTAAAGTTTGTGGTGAGTTCAATTGACCCCACGGTATAAATttacattaaatttatttaagAACACTTAATCCTGAGATATCTCACCTTATCCTGCATAGCAAACGAACCTAAATCCTTTTAATACCTGCTAATCTAAGCTGATGAAAAGGTCAAATCGTAGAGTAACAGGCAAATAACAAACTGAACAAGTCCTTTTcattttttggggttaaaagttTGAATTAGAAGTCAGATCCTTTCATGATTTTCGTAGAAACATCTAAAGAGTTTGAAATCTTCAACAAGGCAGACATTAAAAAGACGTGTTCTTTTAGTCGTCAACCACAAGGTACAAGTAAACTTACACAAAAAGagaatcaaagaattaaaaaaaaaaaaatgttgaagaatattatgagaaaaataaataattaaattagttAAGAAAACGCGTGGGCTCAATTTAGTTTTCCATAAACCATCTCTCCCATATTGCATACCATGTAGGGTGTACATGGTCTGGTTTGGTTcgatttgatttcttttaattaaatctttattaattataattgGATTCTTTGTCCAATATTAAATTAAGTCAAACTCAATCAATAatcatgtttttttcttttatgatttgaCGTAATTTGCGATTTGATTTTGTTCGTTCCTTAGGTAATTTGTGGCGAAATTagaattttacattaaaaaataactttaaaaaatatgcctaAAATAATTTTGGAGCCATATTTATCATTACGTTAGAATAATTTTGTACATCAAGTGAATTCAACGACTCTtgtataaaagaaaagagttttttgCGCAATCCgcataatataatttaatttaaaccgCCTTTCCTTTCTCTTGGCTCAGCCTTTGGATTTGAATTTTCAACATTcctaaataaaaacaaaaaaacaaatacgACACAAATACACACCcaccccaaaaaaagaaaagaaaaaaaggaatgaCCAAACAAATTAAGTAAACGTGTAACCGCTTGTCATCTTTGGTTTCTCATTGTCATATCCTCCCTATATATATTCAAGAAACCCCTTCTCATATATtcaaacacaatttccaaacttCATTTCTTCTTCCAACATTTCTCAATTACAACACAAAGTTTTACAAAAATCACTAAGAGAACAAAGTAAGAAGAAAAATGGCCTCATTCATGAAGCATTCTTCCATGATTCTTTTCTTTGCTTGCACCCTTTTTCTCCAAGGAGCATTAGGTATGGTTAcattcaattttatttcattattcattgATCACCTGACGCTCTTATGTTGaatttgttttcttaattttgatcattatcatgcttttattaatatgaaTTAACATATTACATATGAGCATGTTAACATGAATTGAATTAATAAATAGACGGACCAGTAACCGGTTCAAAAGTTACTTAAGCTGCAATGAGTTGGGTCATCTTAAACAATGGTCATAATGACATAATCTAACCCACACAATTATTACcagttttaatttctttatttgtttgtcttcttatttcaaataaaacattttttctattattatatataacatatcaaatttaaaataaaaaataaaatatgttgacAAGATTTCTAATGTATCAATGTAGACTGTGTATCAACATAACCTTTGAGTCACTAATCCGTCCAAACTTAACAGATTGGACAAGTCATAGGCTAATTTTGCCACCCCTAATATACAACATGTATACTAGTCAATATTCATTTCCTCTTTTTTTTGGTCCTCCATTTTAGGGGAAATCACATGTGAAAACTTGCCAACAAATGTTTGCTCTTTTTCGATCTCATCATCTGCCAAGAGATGTTTATTAGAGAACTCAGCAAATGAAGTTGGAAAAATGGAGTATCAATGCAAGACATCAGAGGTTATGGTTGGAAACATAAGAGAATATATTGAGACAGATGAATGTGTTAATGCATGTGGTGTTGATAGAAACTCTGTTGGGATTTCATCTGATGCTTTGCTTGAACCTCTATTTACTGCAAAACTTTGTTCACGTCCTTGTTATCAGAATTGTCCCAACATTGTTGATCTTTACTTCAATTTGGCTGCTGGAGAAGGTAAATAATTTTATTCGATTCTCAATTCTGGTCGTGTTTTTGTTGAATTGTGTGAATatctcatctaaaaatttaaaaccattaaagaGAAGAACATACTTTTATTTGATTGATTATAACTTTAACACGCCCCATGCATGGATGGTATTAAAATGATCTTTTATACCATACGGAGAGAACGAAAAAATCTTGAATAAATGTCGATAATTGACAAGTATTCCGTGCCCCTATTTATAtgtcataattttctttttagtctgttaCGAAAGAAATGTCATAGTTTCTTATAATATCTATACTTGTTTTAGACCACATACTTCTAAAATCTTGCattctttcttaaatttcatgtccAATCAGATACGGTAACATATATAATTTGCGTCCGAGGGAGTGGTTTgcatttttttgaaattctttatcTTCCCTCTGTATCATcttcagaaaaaaattataaatcacacaATTGTTTCAAcctaaaattttatcctttttgGTTGATATATTTATCATACAATATATACTTTTCTTGGATCCGTCCCCTTTCAAATGTTTGTGAAGGAGGCCAAAGAATGATGCTTTTCTTGACAAATCAAATTCTTAAACCTGAATCAAAGAATATTTTATAGAAACGTATTGCTCCCTCTATTTCAGTTTGCCTAATACCATTTGATTTGACACAAAActtaagaaagaaaaaacttttgAAAATTAGTCTATACACTCCTTGAACATTCATGtgactataaattatttcattaagcGTAAAAGgagaattttaaagttaaactGTTTTTTTCGAgacaaactaaaaataaaaggatGCCACATAAACTAATACGAACAGAGTACTAATTAATAAATTGCATTCATATTTGCAacatttcactaatttttttttaatggttGAA
Coding sequences:
- the LOC107852921 gene encoding uncharacterized protein LOC107852921, which encodes MASFMKHSSMILFFACTLFLQGALGEITCENLPTNVCSFSISSSAKRCLLENSANEVGKMEYQCKTSEVMVGNIREYIETDECVNACGVDRNSVGISSDALLEPLFTAKLCSRPCYQNCPNIVDLYFNLAAGEGVYLPDLCNKQRTSPHRAMIELLSSGAAADAPAPFASQDIVVGAPDIAPASF